The genomic window TTAGTGGCGAAGATTGATTATGGCTGTCAAGCGACGACAATAATTTATATGACTAggtagaattttctttttttactagAGTTAATATGGCTTATTTTGTCGAAATTATCATGAATTTGAATAGTTCATACCtaattaattgaaaataaaaattaaaatattaatgacataatagtaaagaaaaagatttgGACTCCAAAGTGCAAAATTGGTAAATGTTAGGTACTCTtggtgcaattaacccaaaaacataaaaaaaaaattaaaaaaaaattagaatcgaATACTAAGGTCAACATCAAACGTGTAgtctaaaatataaaagatatcCAAGtcaaaatataaatcaactgcAGGTCTTCTTCGCAATTTGCACGGGCCCAACGGTCAAAGAGAACCGTTGGGTTTGAATTTTGACGTGCcctgtttttttctcttttttttctttaatttaacagttaatattttttctaaattaattatattgatATGCAAATGGTGCGtgattcaaataaattttgtacgtttttaataaataaaaaataataatctaattaaagaataatataataatgttatattaaattaaaatatatttttatatttttaaataaaaagaaaatttttaattgaaacgTGGTTCCTCTTGCATTAAGTAGATGTTATGTGACTGAAAAGACCCTCAACTATCCTGATGTTACACTTTGATCTGCTTCTCACCTGTagttcttaaatatttttgtatatatatatatatatatatatatatatatatatatagagagagagagagagagagagagagagagaatgctatcgataacaaacgggctccgttgccacccatttattttcgatgatggagccttcaaatcgacgatcggcaccgttgaatattatctataccacttgaagtgtttagaaatcaaatttcatatattttcgatattgttctcttatccatcgagtggacataaaaatgaacggctgaaaatgaatattctttaaaaaatgataataggagtcttgtaatcaagatcaagagtataaatctcgttttaaatagtttaaaaattttctaacaaaaattcaactgatttggatatctttacgccgttaaacgagaaaacgcctcatatcgatcattaaaattacaaattttaaaaccttttgatcactaggcagatgatgtcaaaaagaattgaaatttgatttctaaacacttcaagtggtatagatcatgttcaacggtgccgatcgtcgatttggaggctctatcatcgaaaacaaatgggtggcaacggagctcgtttgctgtcgatagtattctagctcaactatatatatatatatatgaaaaaacttcaaatatcatctatatggtttcatattttttcgttttagaactctgtgatttaaagcgTATTAATTTAATGTCTTGTGGTTTTACcgttatctttttattatcgatttcactagtttttttcattaaattaataataaagttaaaactaaaaggtactcaagtaaatatttgataaactaggTAAAATAATTGaagctttttgtatataatttaacgaaatattaacggagaaactgacggaaagataaaaatgaaaccataaaacactaacttgatacactttaaatcatagggtattaaaataagaaagtgcaaaattataggggtggtatctgaagtttacctataaaatatatgatacataaatttttgtcaaaatttttttttttttatcgtgtTTAAACTAAACTGCATGTAATAAGTAATTGTTTAtgataagaaaaattagattaaCACATAAAATAGTTATACATTTCACGcccttttttgtaaataaagaaaagaatttgCAATAcctcaattttatttatttaatttttttttatcttggtctccaaaaaacataaaaaaagaaaaatctaaccTATTTTTTGATTTGACAAGTTCGATcgacatatttttctctttacaattttgaattgaaaattcaCTTTTTCTCACCTCTTTTGTTGACCTGGGAAAAaatcaaaagtcaaaaaaagaatttttggcGGAGGCGCAACGTAAGCGCCAAACGAAGCATTTACATTGTTTGAACATGTGAAGAAGTCAAAAATAGTAGCAGCATGAGAgaagaaggttttttttttttttttttgagagataagtagcacgctatccgcttcgtttatttttagaaataaacttagctggaaatataaatcaactaggattcggaacttaggtctcgggtaccaaccactaatcCCTTTGCCACTTGATCTAGAGACGGTCGATCATGAGAAAAGAAGTTGAGATTGGAAAAGTAGCTTCAAGGTGTGATTTGTTGAACGTAGtagctcaatttttttttaaaaaaaatagttaattcACATAATTTAATATGACATCAAAGCAATAGATCATGGGTTTGAGTCCTGCCACGCTtcgttatttaattttcttctatttaattcaaaattcacaTACTGTATCTATCCGATAGTCTCAAACTATAAACAattatggtaaaaatgtataaagtttCTCTAAACTGTCGCCTGTACATTTTGATTCAACTACTTGACTTTTATAAGTTTGATTTTGATACCCAATATTTCGATTTATCTTATATAAGCCATTTGATTACTTTTTCGGTGCAAGTTTTAAGCCAATTACTTAttctaataaaattatagttacataaattatataaaatacactAATTAGACCCGTAAAAATAAAacgatacattcaaattttaaagtttatcagTCATAAACAGCTCAAATCAAATGACTTAAACAATTAGATAGCTGGATCAAAATTGGTCATAGTTCATATATGTTCCACACATTAAATTAGAGCAAAAGCTTTAGCACAAAACCTACTTGATTCGAGAAAgaggttaaaattttttaaaagattttaattatttgctaATTAACAACTAATTAACTGATATTTTTCAAGTGGAAAATACAGAGCAATTTTGCAACattctaaaaagaaaaattgtgaaatttaatgTTCTCACAAGTTTATGCGCTTCATCATCAATTAAACAAAAGGCACAGCACAAATACTACGTGACCCTTTTAGACACCATACACTATTGCTTCTATTTTTGCCTAAACTTTGTACTAAAATTGTACTTGTTAAGTAGATGACATATTTAATTATGCCTATTTATTTTTGTCCACCATTTCACAATTTCTCACATTCCAACAAACATAAAATTGAATAGAGAATATAGTACTCTAAAGTTGAGgataaaattcacaatttttttttgacttggTATGCAGttacttttgttttaaaaaatagggttaatttcatacaggttcctgcaaatataatgaatagcagatatattcctacaaagttcaacttttataagttattcctgcaaaagttcttatgtattcagatatgttccTACCATTGATCTCcgttagagaaatctagttaaccacaattaaaatacttaatcatgaTCAGTTAAAAaggtaaaatgatatttttaccattcttcatcttcctctcctgcttcttcttctttttccgcttcctctcctgcttcttcttcttcctcttcttctttgtatcttcattttcctccttttctcctcttttttcttcttcgtcatcgtcgtcgatgatccgatCGTCGTCGCTGTCGTGGTGCCCGCGTGGGCCGTTGTCACGGGCGCCTCCGACGGCATTGGCCACGCTATGACCCCGACAAGTTCCGCAACCCCGTTGGCCGCAACCCCGACAAGCACCGCAAGGTCGccgtcaccgccgccgccgttcgCTCCCAAgccggaagaggaagaggaagagggcaaggataaatttgtcattttacatatttactgttaaaaaattaacagttttctaactgatcttaaccagagggacatatctaaatacattagaacttttgtatgaataacttatgaaagttgaactttacatgaatatatctgctatttatcatatttacgaaaacctatataaaattaactctaaaaaataataaatatatataggacGAGTAGGAgagctaaaatgagcttttggATTTTATGGTCGAAAAGTTCAATTTGAAAATGATTTGATCAATttctaagaaaaagaaaaggaaagtaaCTACTACTTGGTCAAAATTAGGTGGTTTTATAACATCAAGGTAAAAgataataacaacaataatacTAACTTTGTtgattgttatttttgtttaagtAAGCCGCACCGTCACAAAACATATTATAATACAGTTTATGAATCAATTTTGCTTATGTAAGAATTGGTAGCTCGCGATAActattaatttacaaaaatgttttagaataaattaaatagtcAGTATTATACATTTGGTCGATACAGTCATCCGAATTTTCAAATCATAAACGCGGTATTTAAGCTGTATTTGCGAATATCGGATAAATTGTTTTAAAACACTTTTATAAAGTGCCCATAACAATACATAGATTattattacaaaaataattggatcccttctcttttttttggtaactttatttttttttttattattattattattattattattattattatttatattatttttccttctcctctcGTAGGCTAATAAACCCTTTGGGACGTTACATGGACGTTCCAACTCCAAGCACATAAAATTTAAGTAGTAGATTACGTGGCAGATTCTGATTGGTGGAATAATCTTAATCAAAGACTCTCCCCCCCCAATGCGTTTCTTGCGTGAAATTGGTGGCGAAGGATTCGCTACAACCCCCGTTGCACAACTTTATACAACCCAATCAGGtcattcattaaaaaattttatattttatttccataaaaggatatatttttttttaaaaggaaaaaaaaagagaagggtaAATTAAATTTCTGCATAATGActtgtaaaaaaagaaaaaaaaaatctcatatggcttttaaaaaatgtttattattaaattattacttGCTATGCACatctaattttgaattaattatattttctatttatttgaaattaattatacCTTATGATTTAATATAAGATACTTTACTAAAATTGTGCATTTACCTCCAATTCTTTTGGTGTAAAACTCTATAATCgttgcaaattttaaaaattataccataaaagatttaaaaataagtataaaataaactaataagCTGTAAAGAATTTATACATAggctttaattttctttaaaaaaaaaacacaacaattttcaaaataatcacGAATTTTTTGGAGTTCGTAGCGGTTCCGTACATGCACGGTTATATGAGATCCACATCAATCTTTAGGATCCTCGCACAAGTATCGCCACGTGTCCACCAGTTCCATCCAACGGCTCTCGACACGCTGAATCTCGTTGCGTTTTAACGACGACTAATCCAACCGCTTCTGGAATCGTAGACTCGTAGTCAATCGAACGctgttatttaaaatttttttttaaaaaaaaaaaaaaaatgcaaagagACCCCCCacctattttcaaattttaacaacGCCAACATTTTTttcaattacatttttttttttatacagaaCAAAGTAAGCTGAAGCTATCCGTtttgttcattttatttttcaaaaaataacaatttaattttttttaagttttgatccGATCATCTAATAAATGAAAactaatttgattttaattttagtttgtcGGTatgaatatttgaattttttaagaCAGTTTATGCAGCTTACTTATCGATCAATTgactgattaattaattaattaattaaaattaagttgGTTTTTGGGGTTGTGCTTATTGTATCAAGTAATAGCTTTGTGTTAAAAgttaatatacatacatatataattatatatgcacTGAGTTGGTTTCTAATTTGTtaacccaaaatcaaaccaaaatttttaactaaaattccAACCAAAAttaaatcatttatattttcgGTTTAATTGCGTGATTTTTTCTGTGTTATGCTCAATCCTACTTAAAACTGAgatgttaattttaaaaaaagttaaaattttagagatgttaataaaaaaataaaaaaataaagttgagggcTCTGTTCGGAATTACCTGTAGGTGAGGGGGTGTTCATAAATTGTCACCTTGAACATatataagagatatatatatatatataccgaaTAAAGCGAGcgttaatttctctctctagttctctctctctctctctctctcttcaatctTCGTCTCCGTATTCCTTGTTCCaggtaatttattttaaaatcgaTTCCCAACGAAacagtttttctcttttttgcgTACTCCTCAATATGTTTTTAAGTTAAATTCTTAGGTTTCGTAGCATTTTGGTGTGTTTGGGTTTATGGGTTTATGTCCTTTTGTGTTCTttgttaggttttttttttttttgcaattttttgagagattttaagataaaaattgtaaagttttgagctttttaaTTAGTATGTTTTTGTTTGTTGGGTAGTaaatttttcgtttttttttattaattgttcagTTTGAAGGAGGAGGCGATGGATTGGAATTTTGGCCCCAGAGAACAAATTCTATGGCCTGTTACTATTTTCTCTGGAATTATCATGTGCAAAATTGTAAGTGTTTCTCCAAATTTTGGTgtagttttttagttttttgaaaTAGATAATGTGTTAAATCATTAAATTTCTCTCCTGTGGCTTAATTTTGGTGAATTGTTTTAAGTTTCTCTCTTCATATATTCctttattgtaatttttcttttatttattgtaagTAGCTAATCTGAATTTGTGAATTGGTTCACTAATTAGagagaaaattaagaaaatgtATTATATGTTCATAAGCTTTTTCTAATATCTCTTGTTCTCTTTTTATGGGCCCCTTGTATTTGTCTCCCTTTAAcattacatttatttatattatccaCTAGATTAGGGTTTTTACAGTggtaattatttgattaaagcAAACAAATAGCCAAGTAAATGTTAGCAATTGATGATGTGGGTATAACTCGATATTAGTTTgcgaattaaattttgaagattctGATATGTACGATAATTGATCAATTAGACCATTCCTGGTTTGTTGTTAAATATTGCAAATATTCGAGACCGGTTTAATACAATTTGTTTCGTTCTCGAAGGTATATGAGATCACGCACCGCGTTAGTCCCCTGTTCTTTAAGGGCTATAATGGACTAAACAAAATGCAAAAGATCGAGTGGAATAACAGGTCAGAGATGTTTACGTACAAATTTGTGGTCGCGATAAGAATCCCATAATTTGGTTtatcctcctcttcttttctgctaaagatttttgaaattttcgcGCAGGGGTTTCTCTACATTTCATGCATTTGTTGCTGCGGCGATTTCTTTTTATCTGACAGTGATATCAGACCTTTTCAAGGAAGATGCTAGCAGTGTCCTAATCATAGATAGAAAATCTTGGCTATCTGACGCCATATTCGGGGTATGTTCTTCAGtctaaaatttgattaataattGTGTAGTTTCTTTTGATTACGAAAATGTTGTTTACCTAAAGATTATGCTGTTACTGTACAAtacaaaacttttaaattaatacGGAGTTAAGATACGGCACAGCTAATCGTTTTGCTCAAATAATCCTTCTTTTTAGACTAGATGATATTTGTATGTAACAATCTCCGCAGCatcttaatatattataatctcGAGATAAATCTTAGAAAGTACTATTTGTCAGCGCAAACACTTACCGAATTGACCTGCCTAATGTTCTGAAACAAAATACAGATCTCTCTTGGTTATTTCCTTTCGGATTTGGTGATGATCCTGTGGCTTTTTCCTTCGTTAGGCGGGAAGGAATATGTGAGTATTAtcattcaaattcctaactagtGACCACTTAAAGTTCCCCCCTAcatgttaattaaatatttgttttcttgATGAATCCAGGTACTGCATCATGGGCTCTCCATGTATTCAATCCTTCTCGCTCTACTGTCCGGCAAAGCGCATCTCTATATTCTTATGGTTCTCTTTACTGAAGCGACGACTCCCTTTGTAAACCTTAGATGGTACAGTTTGGCATAGCATTTTTTGTAAAGTTCCTAGCTCACTTTAATCTCCTATTTTTGAAGTTAATTACTGTATTTTCGCAGGTATTTGGATGTTGCTGCACGAAAAAGTTCGAATATCTACATATACAATGGAGTGGCCTTGTTCTTTGGATGGCTGGTAACCTATACCGCTTAACATATAACATAGTGAAGTAATAGACATTCTAATTTTGGATTATGATCCATGCCATGCTAAAGTTTCCGATGAATGATCTGCGTGTGATGTCGGAAATTTTGTCGTCTCGATCAGATGACTGTTTGTCAGGCTAAAATGCAGGAAAACCCGTATAGATTTTGCAATTTCACATTTCCCCTGGTGGAGGTTTGAAACCTGATGTTACCCATCAACTTATGGGCAAAGTGATAGTTCATTGCTGCGAAGTGATGAAATCTTGTTTGTTCAAGGGAACCAGTGTATAAGTTTAGCCCTttataataagcaattaataCCGGAGACATTCCTATTAAGAGACTTTTTTTTATCTCACCATTATGACTagcaattgagatcaaaacttAGTAGAACAAGTTTAAATCAACCCATGAACATcgcaaaaagcataaaaaactGTCAATGAACACATGAAATCAGACGCGCTTTTTACTGTTAGAACACTACTTTTACGATCTTCTAACAGATTGATTATTTGTTCAGGTTGCCCGGATCCTTCTATTTGCATACTTCTTCACTCACATTTATCTTCATTTCGATCAGGTAGGCAGCAGGCTCTCTTATCAAAAAATACGCTCATTCGGAACACTAATATGctgaaaacaaattaaaaatatataacaattttCGTCATGACATCAAAATATAATTCGAAACCAGTCCCTTATTAAAGATGTTtactcttattcttttttctgtttttattaTCCCCAGGTGAAAACCATCTTTCCTCTTGGCTTCTATAGTCTGATAACGGTGCCTCCGATGCTGGCTTTGATGAACTTGTTCTGGTTCTGGAAGATTTTCAAAGGAATGGTGAAGACCCTCTCGAAAAAGAGGCGTACACAATGACGAAATTTGCgacatttctctctttttcttcattttcctctTATAAGAGTAGTAATAATTTCGCCACACTAAAAGTTTGTATTAGTAGCATGAATTTTCCTCTTTTATCTTCTCATGCAATGTACAGTTGATCAGGTGAATGCAGCAATGTGATACCTACTATTTTCTACACTTGTATAGCAGAGAATCAATCCAATTCCATTTTCTCAGAAATAAGGAGATTAGTAGtttttgaattcaatttaaaaGAGTTTGAAATTGGTGCATAAATTCTCCCTCTAAATTTATCTGACAGAATATTCTGTAATCTGACAAAATTTTATGACAGTATATGCTACTTTTTCTGAAGGGAAACATATGGTAAAATTaggtttcaaaattaaaaaattttaaaattttctttacttcAAAATTTGTGCGCTAAATTTTTTCGCAGACTTTTTAGTCCCTGCACATCCAATTTTCCTTTCcagcaaaataatataatataatgtattattatatgattttttaaatCTATTAATAAATATAGAATACAGCCTTTGATGCTGCCtaagataaaatttaacaataaatttgaaaaaaaaaaacttaatgacgcgataaaatttaaactgattgcgactaaattaaattaaattttaaaataaaaaataatttactatatttttttaaaatctgtgGAGTGTCTGCAAGATTAGGGGCcgtctcaaaattttaagttgaacacgataatTCAATCATTATATTCAAACACGGTGAttggattatatttttttttttttgtatttttcatcGCCCTAAGctaaaaaagaggaaaaagagggATTAGAGTGTGATTGGATtactttattctttttgtattttttgtcgTCCCTCAGTTAAAAAAGAAGGATTATGGTGTAAATATAAACACGGTGATTCAATCACCATATTTAAACACAATGATTCAATCattgtgttcaacttaaaaatatcaATGTGACGCTCACATAGtaagaaaaaagatatatatgtaatatataaatttgttagaattatttataaatttttttttggagaaagctaaatataaaaaattaaagccTTTGAAAAGact from Ananas comosus cultivar F153 linkage group 23, ASM154086v1, whole genome shotgun sequence includes these protein-coding regions:
- the LOC109728174 gene encoding transmembrane protein 56-B, with the protein product MDWNFGPREQILWPVTIFSGIIMCKIVYEITHRVSPLFFKGYNGLNKMQKIEWNNRGFSTFHAFVAAAISFYLTVISDLFKEDASSVLIIDRKSWLSDAIFGISLGYFLSDLVMILWLFPSLGGKEYVLHHGLSMYSILLALLSGKAHLYILMVLFTEATTPFVNLRWYLDVAARKSSNIYIYNGVALFFGWLVARILLFAYFFTHIYLHFDQVKTIFPLGFYSLITVPPMLALMNLFWFWKIFKGMVKTLSKKRRTQ